The Amblyraja radiata isolate CabotCenter1 chromosome 1, sAmbRad1.1.pri, whole genome shotgun sequence genome contains a region encoding:
- the LOC116990127 gene encoding zinc finger protein 239-like has protein sequence MPSPRANHRRGSAVSPPQIGGDVRAPVVCVADVTAQGGGTTRRRAAGWRTCGRAGGSTQSPDARRPQEIHRRVHTGERLFDCSDCGKNFKTMNDLNMHRRVHTGEKPYGCSTCGKSFAQSSGLLHHRRVHSSERPFTCSGCDKGFKSLPELKIHRRMHTGERPYTCAQCGKSFTQSTRLLMHQHTHTGERPYTCNDCGKGFTHSTRLLVHQSTHTVERPYTCSQCGKGFTRSNYLLKHQRTHTGERPYTCAQCGKGFTCSSSLLVHQRTHTGERPFTCVQCGKGFTRSDSLLEHQRTHTGECPYNCAKCGKGFTSSTRLLSHQRTHTGDRPYTCSQCGKSCTSSTRLLEHQRTHTGEHPFTCAQCGKGFTSSTRLVSHQQVHAGDQ, from the exons atgccATCCCCCAGGGCCAATCACCGGCGGGGCAGTGCCGTCAGTCCCCCTCAGATTGGGGGTGACGTCAGGGCGCCGGTCGTGTGCGTGGCAGACGTCACAGCGCAGGGCGGGGGTACAACACGGCGCAGGGCGGCTGGCTGGCGGACTTGTGGGCGGGCGGGCGGCTCGACGCAGAGCCCAGATGCTCGGCGCCCCCAG gagatccaccggcgggtgcacacaggagaacgcctcttcgactgctccgactgtggcaagaACTTCAAGACAATGAATGACCTGAAtatgcaccggcgggtgcacacgggtgagaagccctatggctgctccacctgcggcaagagctttgcccagtcGTCGGGGCTGCTGcatcaccggcgggtgcacagcagtgagcggcccttcacctgctccggctgtgacaaaggcttcaagtcgttgcCGGAACTGAAGATACACAGGCGCATGCACacaggcgagcgcccctacacctgcgctcagtgcggaaagagcttcacccagtccacCAGGCTGTTgatgcaccagcacacccacaccggtgagcgcccatACACCTGcaacgactgcggcaagggcttcacccactccaccaGGCTACTGGTGCACCAGAGCACCCACACCgtggagcgtccctacacctgcagccagtgcggcaaaggcttcacccgctccaactacctactgaagcaccagcgcacccacaccggcgagcgcccttacacctgcgcccagtgcggcaagggcttcacctgctctagcagcctgctggtgcaccagcgtacccacaccggcgagcgtcccttcacctgtgtccagtgcggcaagggcttcacccgctccgatagcctgctggagcaccagcgcacccacactggcgagtgtCCCTACAACTGCGccaagtgcggcaagggcttcaccagctccaccaggctgctgtcccaccagcgcacccacaccggtgatcgcccctacacctgctcccagtgcggcaagagctgcACCAGCTCCACCAGGCTGttagagcaccagcgcacccacaccggcgagcaccccttcacctgtgcccaatgcggcaagggtttcaccaGCTCCACCAGACTGGTGTCCCATCAgcaggtgcacgccggcgacc agtag